The Xanthomonas sp. DAR 34887 genome has a segment encoding these proteins:
- a CDS encoding flagellar brake protein codes for MAEGIPSDSPELSAHEATEQDDRFLLTNPRQIRQLLQSLINQRSQISAHVGGRDQAFSTALLELDDDSLLLDLSVNEANNRIAEQAEYLLCFAQLDKVRLRFRIADLERADGDGTPGFRAPLPDSLYYLQRREHFRLETPITESPMCVLRLDDASPPTELVLRVIDISGGGVAVALVPGQPVPEQRQSYPRCVLQLPDADAIRLTLQVCNMYPHKLANGQDTLRVGLRFADLPRGADAAIQRYIFRIERQRSARKSGVLS; via the coding sequence ATGGCCGAAGGCATTCCCAGCGACTCCCCCGAACTGTCTGCGCACGAGGCGACGGAGCAGGACGACCGCTTCCTGCTGACCAACCCGCGCCAGATCCGGCAGCTTCTGCAGTCGCTGATCAACCAGCGCTCGCAGATCAGCGCGCATGTGGGCGGCCGCGACCAGGCGTTCTCGACCGCGCTGCTGGAACTGGACGACGACAGCCTGCTGTTGGACCTGAGCGTCAACGAGGCCAACAACCGCATTGCCGAGCAGGCCGAGTACCTGTTGTGCTTCGCCCAGCTGGACAAGGTCCGGCTGCGCTTTCGCATCGCCGACCTGGAACGGGCCGACGGCGACGGCACGCCCGGGTTCCGCGCGCCGCTGCCCGATTCGCTGTACTATCTGCAGCGCCGCGAGCACTTCCGTCTGGAGACGCCGATCACCGAATCGCCGATGTGCGTGCTGCGCCTGGACGATGCCAGCCCGCCCACCGAACTGGTACTGCGGGTCATCGACATCAGCGGTGGCGGCGTGGCGGTGGCGCTGGTCCCCGGCCAGCCGGTACCGGAGCAGCGCCAAAGCTATCCGCGCTGCGTGCTGCAGTTGCCCGACGCCGACGCCATCAGGCTGACCCTGCAGGTCTGCAACATGTATCCGCACAAGCTGGCCAACGGCCAGGACACGCTGCGGGTGGGGCTGCGCTTCGCCGACCTGCCGCGCGGCGCCGACGCGGCGATCCAGCGCTACATCTTCCGCATCGAACGCCAGCGCAGTGCGCGCAAGAGCGGCGTACTGTCCTGA
- a CDS encoding Cache 3/Cache 2 fusion domain-containing protein, whose translation MKKFSHLSVGTKLSALLTIAISVALVLLATLIYRQSAASHETQVLKEIASATTLMNQSVAMYDRVLGEETDRMGQLFATMLPAGAPELEPAKTVQIGDVQTPTLRLGSHVLNLDFAAVDHFTEASGGVATVFVRSGDDLVRVATSLHDQSGARVVGTVLDHAHPAYALLLQDKPYTGPANLFGKDYMTHYRPLRDAQGNLVGALFVGRNYTQGLAALQERLRSTRIGEDGHFIAVDMHPARRGQLLAHPASKAANVEALVVDADKPLLQALLDGKQASATLRLKRDTTADAAAEPFLVTAQAYRPWQWVLLGAQPRSAIEAPLQALMRSILIFSALMLVGCAVLVFVLARRMVSRPLAVVEQVVGDIAAGRLESHIEVGDGQDDVSRLLHGMRRMRDDLRERLRTERVVAAENLRVRVALDDVSTNVMIADADRRIVYVNRPLVKMLGDVQDDLRRDLPHFDVQTLIGNTIDVFHRHPEHQARLLAELKTTYRAQIRVGGRTMRLIVNPVIDEDGNRLGFVVEWADRTDEVAVEEEIAGIVRSAVAGELDGRVRLDNKQGFLLLLAEQINALLEASASGLGHIQHMLQALSEGDLSTRINADLQGVYANMKDHANTTAEQLAGIVRQIQGASDAINTAAGEIAAGNDDLSRRTEQQAASLEETAASLEELTSTVRQNAENARQANQLAVGAAAVATQGGDVVGQVVSTMSGIESSSKKIADIISVIDGIAFQTNILALNAAVEAARAGEQGRGFAVVASEVRTLAQRSANAAKEIKSLIDDSVGQVADGSTLVRQAGQTMSEIVASVQRVTDIMGEISTASQEQSAGIEQVNQTVTQMDEATQQNAALVEEATASARSMEGQAGELARAVASFTLDRRPPAGNVATLHPGYKKAGHGR comes from the coding sequence ATGAAAAAGTTCAGCCATCTCTCGGTCGGCACCAAGCTGTCGGCCTTGCTCACCATCGCGATCAGCGTGGCGCTGGTGCTGCTGGCCACCTTGATCTATCGGCAGTCTGCCGCCAGCCACGAGACCCAGGTCCTGAAGGAAATCGCGTCGGCCACCACGCTGATGAATCAGTCGGTAGCGATGTACGACCGAGTCCTGGGCGAGGAGACCGACCGGATGGGGCAACTGTTCGCGACCATGCTGCCCGCTGGCGCGCCAGAACTGGAGCCAGCCAAGACGGTACAGATCGGCGACGTGCAGACGCCGACGCTGCGCCTCGGGTCGCATGTGCTGAATCTCGATTTCGCCGCGGTGGACCATTTCACCGAGGCCAGCGGCGGCGTGGCGACCGTGTTCGTGCGCAGCGGCGACGACCTGGTCCGGGTCGCGACCTCTCTGCACGACCAGTCCGGCGCGCGCGTGGTCGGCACCGTGCTGGACCATGCGCATCCGGCCTATGCGCTGTTGCTGCAGGACAAGCCCTACACCGGGCCGGCAAACCTGTTCGGCAAGGACTACATGACCCATTACCGGCCGCTGCGCGATGCGCAAGGCAACTTGGTCGGCGCGCTGTTCGTCGGCCGCAACTACACCCAGGGCCTGGCCGCGCTGCAGGAACGCCTGCGCAGCACGCGCATCGGCGAAGACGGCCATTTCATCGCCGTGGACATGCATCCGGCGCGGCGCGGGCAGTTGCTCGCGCACCCGGCCTCCAAGGCCGCCAACGTGGAGGCGCTGGTGGTGGACGCGGACAAGCCGTTGCTGCAGGCCTTGCTCGACGGCAAGCAGGCCAGCGCGACGCTGCGGCTCAAGCGCGACACCACTGCAGACGCGGCGGCCGAGCCGTTCCTGGTCACTGCGCAGGCCTACCGGCCGTGGCAATGGGTACTGCTCGGCGCACAGCCGCGCAGCGCCATCGAGGCGCCGCTGCAGGCCTTGATGCGCAGTATCCTGATCTTCTCGGCCTTAATGCTGGTCGGCTGCGCCGTGCTGGTGTTCGTGCTGGCGCGGCGCATGGTGTCGCGGCCGCTGGCGGTGGTCGAGCAGGTGGTCGGCGACATCGCCGCCGGGCGCCTGGAAAGCCATATCGAAGTCGGCGACGGCCAGGACGACGTGAGCCGGCTGCTGCACGGCATGCGCCGCATGCGCGATGATCTGCGCGAACGGCTGCGCACCGAGCGCGTGGTGGCCGCGGAGAATCTGCGCGTGCGCGTCGCGCTGGACGATGTCAGCACCAACGTGATGATCGCCGACGCCGATCGGCGCATCGTCTACGTCAACCGCCCGCTGGTGAAGATGCTCGGCGACGTGCAGGACGACCTGCGCCGCGACCTGCCGCACTTCGACGTGCAGACGCTGATCGGCAACACCATCGACGTGTTCCACCGCCACCCCGAGCACCAGGCGCGCCTGCTGGCCGAACTGAAGACCACATACCGCGCGCAGATCCGCGTCGGCGGCCGCACCATGCGCCTGATCGTCAATCCGGTGATCGACGAGGACGGCAACCGCCTCGGCTTCGTCGTCGAATGGGCTGACCGCACCGACGAGGTGGCGGTGGAAGAGGAAATCGCCGGCATCGTGCGCAGCGCGGTCGCCGGCGAGCTCGACGGTCGCGTCCGCCTGGACAACAAGCAGGGCTTCCTGTTGCTGCTGGCCGAACAGATCAATGCCCTGCTGGAAGCCAGCGCCTCCGGCCTGGGGCATATCCAGCACATGCTGCAGGCGCTGTCGGAAGGCGACCTGTCCACCCGCATCAACGCCGACCTGCAGGGCGTCTACGCCAACATGAAGGACCACGCCAACACCACCGCCGAACAGTTGGCCGGCATCGTGCGCCAGATCCAGGGCGCCTCGGATGCGATCAACACCGCCGCCGGCGAGATCGCCGCCGGCAACGACGACCTGTCGCGCCGCACCGAACAGCAGGCCGCCAGCCTGGAAGAGACCGCCGCCTCGCTGGAGGAGCTCACCTCCACCGTCAGGCAGAACGCCGAGAATGCGCGCCAGGCCAACCAGCTCGCGGTCGGCGCCGCCGCCGTCGCCACCCAGGGCGGCGACGTGGTCGGCCAGGTGGTGAGCACGATGAGCGGCATCGAGAGCTCGTCGAAGAAGATCGCCGACATCATCTCGGTGATCGACGGCATCGCCTTCCAGACCAATATCCTGGCCTTGAACGCGGCGGTGGAAGCCGCGCGCGCCGGCGAACAAGGCCGCGGCTTCGCCGTGGTCGCCAGCGAGGTGCGCACCCTCGCCCAGCGCTCGGCCAATGCCGCCAAGGAGATCAAGAGCCTGATCGACGACTCGGTCGGCCAGGTCGCCGACGGCTCGACCCTGGTCCGCCAGGCCGGCCAGACCATGAGCGAGATCGTGGCCTCGGTGCAGCGCGTCACCGACATCATGGGCGAGATCTCCACGGCCTCGCAGGAGCAGTCGGCCGGCATCGAACAGGTCAACCAGACCGTGACCCAGATGGACGAAGCGACGCAGCAGAACGCGGCCCTGGTCGAGGAAGCCACCGCCAGTGCGCGCTCCATGGAAGGCCAGGCCGGCGAGCTGGCGCGGGCGGTCGCCTCGTTCACCCTGGACCGGCGCCCGCCGGCCGGCAACGTCGCCACATTGCATCCAGGCTACAAAAAAGCCGGACACGGCCGATAG
- a CDS encoding methyl-accepting chemotaxis protein yields the protein MTLFNQAAASHPLPPSSLHRPLRVWHDLAIARKLSIIGILVLLGLAIPVLLYSDKLNESVAISRNELRSYAPLREMLSLLGALQAERVETGAGAAEAARAAGRSLADLQQTVPALPGFERSDKALASLHQALANGRGDSAAVAEQAAAALDALRDDSQLVYTPYVESYHLVVASLIYGPDTSEALTRLDAAADPSQAGADAPVLREQIAQIARDHARLRNELEKAVSLLEQPDPALAAAVATESGRADAALQQLSAALDSRAPDADRRWNGALDTCGHALQALSATSLQALQRQSARHLDEARSAMWWTIAGLSVLTLLIVALCAHTLSALTRNVRNAASVAAQIAQGRLDTAIAVSSRDESGQLLANMQQMQQQLQRVLAAQVEMAQRHDAGQISYRMDESVFPGDYGRMVRDSNALAAAHIAVTQRLAQIMGRYAIGDLSEDMDRLPGEKAALTATMDTVKQNLAAMNREINQLASAAAAGDFSVRGDAQRFQYDFRAMVDSLNQLMATADGNLDALSTLLQAIAAGDLTVRMRGEFNGVFAGMRDDANATAEQLAGIVGHIHSAAISINAAASEIATGNDDLSRRTEQQAASLEETAASMEELTSTVKQNAEHARQANQLAVGAAAVAAQGGDVVGQVVTTMSGIEASSKKIADIIGVIDSIAFQTNILALNAAVEAARAGEQGRGFAVVASEVRTLAQRSAGAAKEIKRLIDESVGQVANGSALVRQAGQTMAEIVSSVQRVTDIMSEISAASQEQYAGIEQVNQTVTQMDESTQQNAALVEEASAAARAMEEQAGQLADAVAAFKLSDTAAMSTLRVHPAPPRPAFKQAALSAVRCAPIAVATGTKLRGF from the coding sequence ATGACGCTGTTCAACCAGGCCGCCGCCAGCCATCCCCTGCCCCCTTCCTCACTGCACCGACCGCTGCGCGTTTGGCATGACCTTGCCATCGCCAGGAAGCTCAGCATCATCGGCATCCTTGTTCTGCTCGGATTGGCGATCCCGGTCCTGCTCTACAGCGACAAACTCAACGAAAGCGTCGCCATCAGCCGCAACGAACTGCGCAGCTATGCGCCGCTGCGCGAGATGCTCTCGCTGCTGGGGGCGCTGCAGGCCGAACGCGTCGAAACCGGCGCCGGCGCCGCCGAGGCGGCACGCGCCGCCGGCCGGTCCTTGGCCGATTTGCAGCAGACCGTTCCGGCGTTGCCCGGCTTCGAACGCAGCGACAAGGCCTTGGCAAGCTTGCACCAGGCGCTGGCGAACGGACGCGGGGACAGCGCCGCGGTCGCCGAACAGGCCGCCGCCGCGCTGGATGCGCTGCGCGACGACAGCCAACTGGTCTATACCCCGTATGTGGAGAGCTACCACCTGGTGGTGGCCAGCCTGATCTACGGTCCGGATACCAGCGAAGCGCTGACCCGCCTGGATGCGGCAGCGGATCCGTCGCAGGCCGGCGCGGATGCGCCCGTGCTGCGCGAACAGATCGCGCAGATCGCGCGCGACCATGCCCGGCTGCGCAACGAACTGGAAAAGGCGGTGAGCCTGCTCGAGCAACCCGATCCTGCGCTGGCCGCGGCCGTCGCGACCGAATCGGGCCGCGCCGACGCTGCCTTGCAACAACTCTCCGCCGCCCTGGACAGCCGCGCACCCGACGCCGACCGCCGCTGGAACGGCGCGCTCGACACCTGTGGCCATGCGCTGCAGGCGCTGAGCGCGACCTCGCTGCAAGCCCTGCAGCGGCAGTCGGCACGGCATCTGGACGAGGCGCGCAGCGCGATGTGGTGGACGATCGCCGGGCTGAGCGTGCTGACCCTGCTCATCGTCGCCTTGTGCGCGCATACGTTGTCGGCACTGACCCGCAATGTCCGCAACGCCGCCAGCGTCGCCGCGCAGATCGCGCAGGGCCGCCTGGACACCGCGATCGCGGTCAGCAGCCGCGACGAAAGCGGCCAGTTGCTCGCAAACATGCAGCAGATGCAGCAGCAGCTGCAACGCGTGCTGGCCGCGCAGGTCGAGATGGCGCAGCGCCACGACGCCGGCCAGATCAGCTATCGCATGGACGAAAGCGTTTTCCCCGGCGACTACGGACGCATGGTCCGCGACAGCAATGCCCTGGCCGCGGCGCATATCGCGGTCACGCAACGCCTGGCGCAGATCATGGGCCGTTACGCGATCGGCGACCTCAGCGAGGACATGGACCGCCTGCCCGGCGAGAAAGCCGCGCTGACCGCGACCATGGACACGGTCAAGCAGAACCTGGCCGCGATGAATCGCGAGATCAACCAGCTCGCCTCCGCTGCTGCGGCCGGCGACTTCAGCGTGCGCGGCGATGCGCAGCGCTTCCAGTACGACTTCCGCGCCATGGTCGACAGCCTCAACCAGTTGATGGCCACTGCCGACGGCAACCTGGACGCCTTGTCCACCCTGCTGCAGGCGATCGCCGCTGGTGATCTGACCGTGCGCATGCGCGGCGAGTTCAACGGCGTCTTCGCCGGGATGCGCGACGACGCCAATGCCACCGCCGAACAGTTGGCCGGCATCGTCGGCCATATCCACAGCGCCGCGATCAGCATCAATGCCGCGGCCAGCGAGATCGCCACCGGCAACGACGACCTGTCGCGCCGCACCGAGCAGCAGGCCGCCAGCCTGGAAGAGACTGCCGCCTCGATGGAGGAGCTGACCTCCACCGTGAAGCAGAATGCCGAACATGCACGCCAGGCCAACCAGCTTGCGGTCGGTGCGGCCGCGGTCGCGGCGCAAGGCGGCGACGTGGTCGGCCAGGTGGTCACCACGATGAGCGGCATCGAGGCATCGTCGAAGAAGATCGCCGACATCATCGGCGTCATCGACAGCATCGCGTTCCAGACCAACATCCTGGCCTTGAATGCGGCGGTGGAAGCGGCGCGCGCCGGCGAACAAGGCCGCGGCTTCGCCGTGGTCGCCAGCGAAGTGCGCACCCTCGCCCAGCGCTCGGCCGGCGCGGCCAAGGAGATCAAGCGCCTGATCGACGAGTCGGTCGGCCAGGTGGCCAACGGCTCGGCGCTGGTGCGCCAGGCGGGCCAGACCATGGCCGAGATCGTGTCCTCGGTGCAGCGGGTCACCGACATCATGAGCGAGATCTCCGCCGCCTCGCAGGAGCAGTACGCCGGCATCGAACAGGTCAACCAGACCGTGACCCAGATGGACGAGAGCACTCAGCAGAACGCCGCCTTGGTGGAAGAAGCCAGCGCCGCGGCACGCGCGATGGAAGAACAGGCCGGGCAGCTAGCCGACGCGGTCGCAGCGTTCAAGCTGTCCGACACCGCAGCGATGTCTACGCTCCGCGTGCATCCCGCGCCGCCTCGCCCTGCATTCAAGCAGGCCGCCTTGTCCGCGGTGCGCTGCGCACCGATCGCCGTCGCCACGGGCACCAAGTTGCGCGGGTTCTGA
- a CDS encoding chemotaxis protein CheW, producing the protein MNDKNTSASGATGGEFLSFTLGEEHYGVDILKVQEIRGYDSVTRVPDAPEYIKGVINLRGTIVPVIDLRLKLRLKEARYDAFTVMIVLNVEDRVVGIVVDSVSDVIPLNEEQIRPTPEFGAAVDTRFISGIGTQDDKMLILLDIETLLDSADLSQHAHVDEAA; encoded by the coding sequence ATGAACGACAAGAACACCTCCGCCTCCGGCGCCACCGGCGGCGAATTCCTCAGCTTCACCCTCGGCGAAGAGCATTACGGCGTCGACATCCTGAAGGTGCAGGAAATCCGTGGCTACGACTCGGTGACCCGGGTGCCGGACGCTCCGGAGTACATCAAGGGCGTGATCAACCTGCGCGGCACCATCGTGCCGGTGATCGACCTGCGCCTGAAGCTGCGCCTGAAGGAAGCCCGCTACGACGCCTTCACCGTGATGATCGTGCTCAACGTCGAGGACCGCGTGGTCGGCATCGTCGTGGACAGCGTGTCCGACGTGATCCCGTTGAACGAAGAGCAGATCCGGCCGACGCCCGAATTCGGCGCCGCGGTCGACACCCGCTTCATCTCCGGCATCGGCACCCAGGACGACAAGATGCTGATCCTGCTGGACATCGAGACCCTGCTCGACAGCGCCGACCTGAGCCAGCACGCCCACGTCGACGAAGCCGCCTAA
- a CDS encoding methyl-accepting chemotaxis protein, whose amino-acid sequence MQWIKNLKLMPKLMLAFGLVLAIMLVQGFAAYNGLHSLNEGASLVSTNVVPSVRTGGEIRGILGEYRNAAYQNLIRSSDAVKKESEARKIALSKKLQEIFDTYSPLIGSEKERAIYDRTVADWKKASDSYKSVDEMLQLELHDDAIDTFTGETRTLHNKVVADVVELIAENDRQAVTAAEQANGTYKKASATLLVCLLIGVAGAVGLAWLFGRMLANNVRGAVKVANEVAAGKLDGHIDANGKDEIGELMQALKRMQQDLRERTERDAAVASENLRIRTALDNSSTGMFIADLDHTIVYANPSMQGIVDKYADHIHKVAPAFNSSMPLVGSSLSVLEYGNQVDTRTLATIEKQGVAEREMAYGPARIAQIVSSIRDAHGSHVGFVCESRDRTVEAQVEEEVAKIVQAAAAGDLSGRVATDGKQGFFLQLAQQLNGLLQANGDSIGEVSKLLTALSQGDLTARMHGEFHGVFATMRDDANATAEQLAAIVGRIQAAAVSINAAAGEIAAGNDDLSRRTEQQAANLEETAASMEELTSTVKQNAEHARQANQLAVGAASVASQGGDVVGQVVSTMSGIETSSKKIADIISVIDGIAFQTNILALNAAVEAARAGEQGRGFAVVASEVRTLAQRSANAAKEIKGLIDASVTQVANGSALVRRAGQTMSEIVSSVQRVTDIMSEIAAASQEQSSGIEQVNQTVTQMDETTQQNAALVEEATAAARSMEEQAGQLTEAVSIFRVEQSQAASAPAPRHAQVHSIHTVAKKPVAVPPSKPALATGKKSVPALADSDWQEF is encoded by the coding sequence ATGCAGTGGATAAAGAATCTGAAGCTGATGCCGAAGCTGATGCTGGCGTTCGGTCTCGTGCTCGCCATCATGTTGGTGCAGGGGTTTGCTGCCTACAACGGCCTGCATTCGCTGAACGAAGGGGCCAGCCTGGTTTCAACGAATGTGGTGCCCAGCGTGCGCACCGGCGGCGAGATCCGCGGCATCCTGGGCGAGTACCGCAATGCTGCGTACCAGAACCTGATCCGCAGCAGCGACGCGGTCAAGAAGGAATCGGAAGCGCGCAAGATCGCCCTGAGCAAGAAGCTGCAGGAGATCTTCGACACGTATTCGCCACTGATCGGCAGCGAAAAGGAACGCGCGATCTACGATCGCACCGTCGCCGACTGGAAAAAAGCCAGCGACTCCTACAAATCGGTCGACGAGATGCTGCAGCTGGAACTGCACGACGATGCGATCGACACCTTCACCGGCGAGACCCGAACCCTGCACAACAAGGTGGTGGCCGACGTGGTCGAGCTGATCGCCGAGAACGATCGTCAGGCAGTGACCGCGGCGGAACAGGCCAACGGCACCTACAAGAAGGCCTCGGCCACGCTATTGGTCTGCCTGCTGATCGGCGTCGCCGGCGCGGTGGGTCTGGCCTGGCTGTTCGGGCGCATGCTGGCCAACAATGTCCGCGGCGCGGTCAAGGTCGCCAACGAGGTCGCCGCCGGCAAGCTCGACGGGCACATTGACGCCAACGGCAAGGACGAGATCGGCGAACTGATGCAGGCGCTCAAGCGCATGCAGCAGGACCTGCGCGAACGCACCGAGCGCGATGCGGCGGTGGCGTCGGAAAACCTGCGCATCCGCACCGCGCTGGACAACTCCTCCACCGGCATGTTCATCGCCGACCTGGACCACACCATCGTCTACGCGAACCCGTCGATGCAGGGCATCGTCGACAAGTACGCCGACCATATCCATAAAGTTGCCCCCGCGTTCAATTCGAGCATGCCGCTGGTCGGTTCCTCGCTGTCGGTGCTGGAGTACGGCAACCAGGTCGACACCAGGACCCTGGCCACGATCGAGAAACAGGGCGTGGCCGAGCGTGAAATGGCCTATGGCCCTGCGCGCATCGCCCAGATCGTCTCCAGCATCCGCGATGCGCACGGCAGCCATGTCGGCTTCGTCTGCGAATCCCGCGACCGCACCGTCGAGGCCCAGGTCGAAGAAGAAGTGGCCAAGATCGTGCAGGCCGCCGCCGCCGGCGACCTGTCCGGGCGCGTGGCCACCGACGGCAAGCAGGGCTTCTTCTTGCAGCTGGCGCAGCAGCTCAACGGCCTGCTGCAGGCCAACGGCGACAGCATCGGCGAAGTCTCCAAGCTGCTGACCGCGCTGTCGCAAGGCGACCTGACCGCGCGCATGCACGGCGAGTTTCACGGCGTGTTCGCCACCATGCGCGACGACGCCAACGCCACCGCCGAGCAGCTGGCCGCCATCGTCGGCCGCATCCAGGCCGCCGCGGTTAGCATCAACGCCGCCGCCGGCGAGATCGCCGCCGGCAACGACGACCTGTCGCGCCGCACCGAGCAGCAGGCGGCGAACCTGGAAGAAACCGCCGCCTCGATGGAGGAACTGACCTCCACCGTGAAGCAGAACGCCGAGCATGCGCGCCAGGCCAACCAGCTCGCGGTCGGCGCGGCCTCGGTCGCCTCGCAGGGCGGCGACGTGGTCGGCCAGGTGGTGAGCACGATGAGCGGCATCGAGACCTCCTCGAAGAAGATCGCCGACATCATCAGCGTCATCGACGGCATCGCCTTCCAGACCAACATCCTGGCGCTCAACGCGGCGGTGGAAGCGGCGCGCGCCGGCGAACAGGGCCGCGGCTTCGCCGTGGTCGCCAGCGAGGTGCGCACCCTCGCCCAACGCTCGGCCAATGCGGCCAAGGAGATCAAGGGCCTGATCGACGCCTCGGTCACCCAGGTCGCCAACGGTTCGGCGCTGGTGCGCCGGGCCGGCCAGACCATGAGCGAGATCGTGTCCTCGGTGCAGCGCGTCACCGACATCATGAGCGAGATCGCGGCGGCGTCGCAGGAACAGTCGTCCGGTATCGAGCAGGTCAACCAGACCGTCACCCAGATGGACGAGACCACGCAGCAGAACGCCGCGCTGGTAGAAGAAGCCACTGCTGCCGCACGCTCGATGGAAGAGCAGGCCGGCCAGCTGACCGAAGCGGTCTCGATCTTCCGCGTGGAACAGTCGCAGGCGGCCAGCGCGCCGGCGCCGCGCCATGCGCAGGTGCATTCGATCCACACGGTGGCGAAGAAGCCGGTCGCGGTGCCGCCGAGCAAGCCGGCGCTGGCCACCGGCAAGAAGTCCGTACCGGCCCTGGCCGATTCGGACTGGCAGGAGTTCTGA